A stretch of DNA from Temnothorax longispinosus isolate EJ_2023e chromosome 2, Tlon_JGU_v1, whole genome shotgun sequence:
AATTGTCATTGATGATGGGAATAAGATCATCATCTACGTTGAGGTTGTCACTTGTTGATGTGGAAGGAATGCTGTTGCTCTTTGAACAGGACGCTTGTTGCTCGTCATGCATTGATTTTTGTAAAGAAGTTACGGTTCTAGAATAAACATTAGGACGTtactacaatatataataattatcagcTAAACTATCGCTATTCTTAAACTTACTGTCGATATTCCAATGTATCATTTAAGAAAGACATTACATCATAATGACGAAAGGATGGTTTTATTTCGTAGttttttggtaaagcagctgCACCACTTTTTTGCACAatgttttgcttttttttatacatatttcttgcCTTTCTATAACAATCTTTAAGATACCCAGTAAGCaaggaatattaaattaacgtttagaaatattgactttatgtgtatttttaaacgttttttaataatattatacacatatttgaaaaatattattttgtaatataatttttctgaatgttgttaaaatattttgaaaacgttacagaaaatatttttcaaatgttactcTGATATTTATTTGAGATCAATGCAACAGTTCAAAATTCCTTGTAATTTGGACTCAGAAATAACGTTggtagtatattaattttctgttgttaTAATGTTATCGTTTTATATTGTGCGCAACGCTCATCGCGACAGCCATGATGTACATATCTTACATACGATGCGTGAGTACGTATACACGTGTGTCAATCGAGGAGTGCGGAGTGCTCTTTATTTAcagcatatttatatataagtaataagtaACTATTAGATTCTAAAAgttgtatattaatgataagaatTCAATTAACCATACGtgctataattatttgtgCTATGAATAGTAGCTGATGGTGATGTAGGATTCATTTTCCGATTTACAAGAGAGATTTACAAAAGAgaggaaatattaattaatttttttacgttctaTAATAGATTTGTCCTTggacattaaaaatatcatcaaGGTTTGTCAATGCTATTATTTCAATGGTACCAAACAGTGTaactttctataaaataacCTCAAAATTTGGCGAAATATGTAAATGATAACGTATAAGCTGGTACACTATGCATGAAGACGATTTGTTGAAGTATTGTACGGCTTTAATACATCATTGTTTGCATGTATCACTGTAACAgtaatttagtataaaattagtataaaGTTGATAGATATGTAACAAACGATCAGTACAAACAAGACTAAAActgactttttatttatttctatatttttttcacatatatgtGCTATCACACtctaaagtatataaatatattattgtaagcatattttatatgtacaggGCAATATGAATATGTCTTAACATATGGGATCAATTGTATAGTatcaaattcaaaaaattaccatttgaaaaatttgaaccTGGCTAAGATAAACATCAgtgaacaatatattataaggaAAACTCTGTACAAGATACTAGAAATGCTAAAAGATGACCAGGAAGCTTTTACACAAGTCGTAAGTAAAGCtgcttattataattaaaattatgtatatattaaatatacataaatgtaatatattaatatattacaaccTTTTTCTTATCTAAACTATATTGAATTCTTCTTGTTTTAGAGGCTATTAGACAACAATCCCTTGTAATACAGAGAAAGACTTGGAACACTCTATAATGGAATGGCTTAGATTTGCAAACATCcgtaaacaaagaaaaaaatcttaaaaggtaaaaaagtaacataatGTATTTATGTCTGTTAAGTCAGCACCCCCATAAAAAACCGGAATAACACACATGCAGAAATTAAGTGCTCTTTATGCGTTAATTATGTGCTCTATTCATGATTTTTGTGCTCGAGCGGTTTTGTGGGAAATTGCAATTGAAACTGGGGGTGCTGGCTTAACGTAAGCTAGCACCCccactcattaaaattacatataaaataaaaaactcaatatgctagaattatgtgctttttatgtgctttcaaatgcctcaaataaaattagtctatctataatagtttaaaaaatatacaccaaaaaagatttatatactactgatataagagtaaagtatcagttaaaatacagaaagcgTAATAATTcttgtcttaaaatgtttctcgattaatgtgttctcgaaatatgcacaatgaaattttcgtgCTTATCCCCTTCGACCGACCCGAACGTGAGtaccccatacgtacaagagtacctaatcagttaaaatacaggtagcgaattggttttagtcttaaaatattcctcaatttatgtgctcccgaaatatgcacaatgattttaaaagcataaaaatcatattttttttgtcaatgtaattttttgatacaaatttttttaataaacataattatatgtatatgtaatatctaaatattctattaccatattcttttatacatcataaaacaaatatatcctTCAAGTATTAGTCGCGCAGTTATAGTGTGAACTGCACTATCATTCGTGTAATATTATCATGAAAAACAATACACAAGagattctatataaatacaaattaaagttTACTAAAGAGtaactaattttgaaaattacattttgtttctATTATTAGAAAGggaatgttaaaaattagttaaacatatgtttacttatatgtatttatatattgttcagAATCTCAGGGAAAAATTCTCCATAATATTTAGCAATTTTGCAATACTTATTCATAActcatattaaataactttaaaaatgtatacaaatacatatatttaattttataaatattaatataattatattacttatatacaaaattatattttacttgtatACCTCAATTCTTCCTATCTATTCCTGCATGTACTTCTTCCATCTACTCCCtatcaaatatttgatacTGATAACTATCCCACGTTTTGctaacaattttacatataacaatatttatgtaaaaaatactaaatttaaaaatttttctgaaatcttaTTAAACAAGTTAATCAATACATTAACCAAAACAAAAATcttattctgtttattttgaaaatacataaattgaggaacattttaagactaaaaccaattcgctatctatattttaactgatactttactcttgtacgtacaGGGTGCTCACGTTTGGGTCGGCCGAAGGGGATGAGCACATAAatctcattgtgcatattttgaaagcacataaattgaggaatattttaagattaaaaccaattcgctatctgtattttaactggtactttactcttgtacgtatggggtgTTCACGTTTGGGTCGGTCGAAAAGGATGACCACAGAAatctcattgtgcatattttgaaagcacataaattgaggaatattttaagacaagAATTATTAcgctttctgtattttaactgatactttactcttatatcagtagtatataaatcttttttggcgtatattttttaaactattatagatagactaattttgtttgaggcatttgaaagcacataaaaagcacataattctattatattgagtattttattttataatataattttaatgagtagGGGTGCTAGCTTACATTAAGCATCCccatttttaattgcaattttccaCGAAACCGTTCGAGCACAAAAATCGTGAATAAAACAcataattagcacataaagagcatttaatttctacatatGTGTTATTCTGCTTTTTTGCGGAGGAGGAGGGGTGCTAACTTAAcagacataatatattttgatacataGACTAAATCACTGAAGATACTAATATTTCTGAAGTTGAAtgagaaattcttatttttcagcAACTGTTTGGTAAAGATCCGGAAAGATTAATAATCTGTTTAAAAGGAAAGAAtaagattttggaaaaaaatagtaaaagagTTATATTAAACTAGAGCACCTGTATCGCATTGCCTAAAGAAGAGTAGAAGGCACCTTAATTTCCCTTATCCGAAGGCTGACTTTAAAAATCCCTTCCTAGGATCCTTTCCTAGGatcaatactttctgagataattggcAGATATAATTTGCAGAAATAATTGGCACACGAAATAAATCTCATAATAAaacctatatatgtatatgtatatgtatatatttgttcatataaataaaactacttTTTTATGGTAATTAGTGTAGtgcattttattgaaaataaatacatactccctgaaatgaaaataaaatatcaataataactttaaataaatgttagaattaatattacggtaatcttaatataatattgtaataaagttgatagtttgtttaaatttttatctcaaaaacaTTACAGGAATGATAGAAAAACCTtagcaaaatgttatttgcaacgttatggcactccccatttcaacattactgaaatttcggaATCGTGGTCAAAGTATATTCATAATGATGTTCTATACAACATTAAGaactacatatttaacaacattacaagttctagaatatcgttgcaataacattgtaataatgattttttgcttactggGTAGGTCCATCGTTTTTCTGCTTCAGTAGCGGTATATAAACCTGTGACACAcgtataattaagaaatatatatatgtatatatgtatcgtgtgtgtgagtgtgtgtgtgtgtagaaaaccttgaaaataaataaatatgtaaataaatatcaatgcTTTTAAACCTTTCAAACATTTGCTGACTTCTTGCCATAGGCAGTCCTTTTGTTTCCTTCCTCGTTCTTTCACAGGTATGCGAAAATCATATAACGGTGCTCTCTCTTTTACGGCACTTATTAAATCTTCATCTAACTTTTCTGTATCGTGGTCGTCAATGTGTTCTTGACGGTTTTgagcaatattttctttttcgcagGCAGTGCTGTTATTCTTACTCTCGACGTGTGTTTCTAAAGaatctaaataataacaaatttatatatcatttacatATTCTAACCGTTagttatattgaatatatattgcctcTCTTGTACACAAATATACGTACCATTTATAAAGAGATTTCGATCTTTATCCATTATTAAATTCGTATGATTTGCTAAGCAAGGATGTGAAAGTTTTCCGTCTTCATCGAACCAAACAATCCAGCGGCAATATCCACATTTGAATTTctggaaattaataaaatatatcacattCGGTTAATTAGCATTAACATATTACCATAggattttaacatatatattttattttcacatgtAATACCTACCGATGACGACATATTGctctttatttgcaaaaataaaaatgttgcaaacCGATCGATCCATTGCACTTATTTGCGAACTTTCGACAGAATAggttagaaatttttccgtttcttttcCGTTCCGTAACAGCTCCGTGCCATGGGGAACCCACTCACTAAATAACGGAACGGAATTGAAACGGAACTACTCTGATTGGTTAACCCCCCACCATATCTCTTTTCCGTTACTGTTCCGTTCCGCTATTTCTTCTCTATCGGGATGCACCCTGACTGTTTTCCGTCTTTTTATagtcgactatttagaagtcgacttttagtcgactttccgtcattTTTAGAAATCGACTAGAAGTCGATTTATAAAAGTCGACGGaaaattgacttttataagtcgactatttagaagtcgacttttagtcgacttttcgccatttttagaagccgactagaagtcgacttataaaagtcgacttaccgtcgactttccgtcaACTGTGCTCTTAGGGAACCGTAACGCTCGCGCTCAtcgttaagccccttgcacaatgctaggcaacaggcaataggagcaggaaaaaaccaaaaaatcgttaattacaacctaaaaaattcgaatgttatgattggttggcaacaggcaataggcacataatttccaacgtgtcggaaactctgtgtctattgcctgtgtcactgtttattctgcatttatacataatttctgatttctattccctgttcctattgcctgttgcctagcattgtgcaaggggcttaacagCTCTATTTGGCCACAACTTCTAACGCAttgcgattttattttcaatgcgttttaataaaatttcaactgTTACAGTAAAAAGTAATGCTTACATTTTTtagttgaaaatattgaaattggTGTCCATATATAATACCTAAGTTTGAGTACACAAAGCTTATTCAACGTCAATGGTTggctattttaattaattttagctgtggaaaaatttaaattattagatatggacttaattaaataaataaagttatttaattaaaataattattttatccttgatatttattattatatcaaagtaACTTTTCAATCGCATTTaagtattttctattattttagtgttttaataatatttagtttattaaaaagtttaacatatataagtttagtttaacatatttattctattatttggagaaattttctcatttttctgAGAAACTTTTCTCttggaaaacatttttaacgaGATTATGAGATATCAAAcgataggggagaccggggctattcgtgatacatttttgtttcgaatttttttctcgcttcgtataaatgtttaaaaaaattttattagtgcGATGTAATCGTCCATCTCTctagtttaaaagaaaaaaaatatataggttttTCTCTCACGAGTCTcgaaatatatcaagaaatgtATCGCTGTGTCATGTGTCACGAATTGCCCCGAAGCCTGGGTAATTCGTGACAAACCACGGGATAATGCGTAACACTTTCTCTGATTGAACAAACTATATagatttcttttgtttttgcaatttttatctactttaactttgaaaaaGCCTTTATTTGTcagaatttacatattatatgtataaaaaattatgaggaaAAATGTAACGCTTGTTCCATTAATTGCCTTCATTGCTCACATTTGATTATGGGAAAC
This window harbors:
- the LOC139807964 gene encoding uncharacterized protein isoform X2, with translation MSSSKFKCGYCRWIVWFDEDGKLSHPCLANHTNLIMDKDRNLFINDSLETHVESKNNSTACEKENIAQNRQEHIDDHDTEKLDEDLISAVKERAPLYDFRIPVKERGRKQKDCLWQEVSKCLKGLYTATEAEKRWTYPGVCIYFQ
- the LOC139807964 gene encoding uncharacterized protein isoform X1, giving the protein MSSSKFKCGYCRWIVWFDEDGKLSHPCLANHTNLIMDKDRNLFINDSLETHVESKNNSTACEKENIAQNRQEHIDDHDTEKLDEDLISAVKERAPLYDFRIPVKERGRKQKDCLWQEVSKCLKGLYTATEAEKRWTYPVSKKSLLQCYCNDILELVMLLNM